A stretch of the Bacteroidales bacterium genome encodes the following:
- a CDS encoding AAA family ATPase, which translates to MKIQRTISEKLKSWKNTSTRKPLVLQGARQVGKTWLLKNFGMEEFEGMAYFNFDSQPELKQFFLTTKDTKRIIQNLSLVNGKTILPEKTLVIFDEIQECNEALNTLKYFCEDSPEYCIACAGSLLGVAMSRGASFPVGKVDFMKVHPVSFKEFLSVSDAKLLSFLENIDSIEPIPDVFFSQLVEKFKAYFISGGMPEAIVALVEKGDVPFTQIVLQNILNAYALDFSKHVTNKDVPKINYIWTSLPSQLAKENKKFLYQTVKNGARSRDYEDALLWLINAGLAYRVFLSKKPSLPLSAYDDLSCFKVYTLDIGILRRLSRLDPIAIVEGNRLFTEFKGALTENYILESLVQQFEEIPRYWSSGNMAEVDFLVQNKNEIIPIEVKSDENIRSKSLAFFRKEFSPKLSIRYSLRNFKYDDSLVNIPLFMADYTHEIIEMIEKKY; encoded by the coding sequence ATGAAAATACAAAGAACGATAAGTGAAAAATTAAAATCATGGAAAAATACTTCTACTCGTAAACCACTGGTATTGCAAGGAGCCAGACAGGTAGGGAAAACCTGGCTTTTAAAGAATTTTGGTATGGAAGAATTTGAAGGTATGGCATATTTTAATTTTGATAGTCAGCCTGAATTAAAGCAATTCTTCTTAACAACAAAAGATACTAAACGTATTATCCAAAATCTTTCATTAGTAAATGGAAAAACAATATTACCTGAAAAGACATTAGTGATATTTGATGAAATTCAGGAATGTAATGAAGCACTAAATACTTTAAAATATTTTTGTGAAGATTCCCCTGAATATTGTATTGCTTGTGCTGGTTCACTCCTTGGGGTAGCAATGAGCAGAGGAGCATCATTCCCGGTTGGGAAAGTTGATTTCATGAAAGTTCATCCTGTTAGTTTTAAAGAGTTCTTGTCTGTCTCGGATGCTAAATTGCTGTCGTTTCTTGAAAATATTGACTCAATAGAACCGATTCCTGATGTATTTTTTAGTCAACTCGTTGAAAAATTTAAAGCATATTTTATTTCGGGAGGTATGCCTGAAGCTATTGTTGCACTTGTTGAAAAAGGCGATGTCCCGTTTACCCAAATTGTATTACAAAATATTTTAAATGCTTATGCTCTTGATTTCTCTAAGCACGTAACGAACAAAGATGTTCCCAAAATAAATTATATCTGGACATCACTTCCATCTCAACTTGCAAAAGAAAATAAAAAATTTTTATATCAAACAGTTAAAAATGGAGCAAGGTCCAGAGACTACGAAGATGCATTATTATGGCTTATAAATGCAGGATTGGCATACAGGGTATTTCTTTCTAAGAAACCATCTTTACCTTTATCAGCATATGATGATTTATCTTGTTTTAAAGTTTACACTCTTGATATTGGCATATTAAGAAGATTATCTCGATTAGATCCTATTGCGATAGTAGAGGGTAATAGATTATTTACTGAGTTTAAAGGTGCCTTAACTGAAAACTATATACTGGAAAGTTTAGTTCAACAATTTGAAGAAATTCCCCGATATTGGAGTTCCGGTAATATGGCAGAAGTAGATTTTTTAGTTCAAAATAAAAATGAGATTATACCGATTGAAGTAAAATCTGATGAAAATATAAGAAGCAAAAGTCTTGCATTTTTTCGGAAAGAATTTTCACCAAAGTTAAGTATTCGGTATTCTTTACGTAATTTTAAATATGATGATAGCTTAGTTAATATTCCTTTATTTATGGCTGATTACACTCACGAAATTATAGAGATGATAGAAAAGAAATATTGA
- a CDS encoding DUF1566 domain-containing protein has product METFTHPITNETIQVAMKDFPEKLKWHDAVDACRELGNGWRLPTRFELTEMYHQLKKMGKGGFVADSYWSSSEYINGKDNGAWAQHFYDDEQDGREFKFSYEEELRVRAVRTL; this is encoded by the coding sequence ATGGAAACATTTACACATCCTATAACAAATGAAACAATTCAGGTGGCGATGAAAGATTTTCCTGAAAAGCTTAAATGGCATGACGCCGTTGATGCCTGTCGTGAACTTGGTAATGGCTGGCGTCTTCCGACGCGATTCGAGTTAACGGAAATGTATCATCAGTTGAAGAAAATGGGCAAAGGTGGTTTTGTAGCGGATTCCTATTGGAGTTCATCAGAATATATAAATGGTAAAGACAATGGAGCCTGGGCCCAGCATTTTTACGATGATGAACAAGATGGCAGAGAGTTTAAATTCTCATATGAAGAAGAGTTGAGAGTACGCGCTGTTCGGACCTTATAG